A stretch of Kazachstania africana CBS 2517 chromosome 7, complete genome DNA encodes these proteins:
- the RPE1 gene encoding ribulose-phosphate 3-epimerase RPE1 (similar to Saccharomyces cerevisiae RPE1 (YJL121C); ancestral locus Anc_1.234), which yields MVKPVIAPSILASDFANLGCDCHKVINAGAEWLHIDVMDGHFVPNITLGQPIVTSLRKAVPRAGSEDNKEGKPSAFFDCHMMVENPENWVSDFVKAGADQFTFHYESTKSPLELVKLIKSYGIRAACAIKPGTPVDVLFELGQYLDMALVMTVEPGFGGQKFMADMMPKVEKLRELFPNLDIQVDGGLGKETIPQAAKAGANIIVAGTSVFGAQDPADVISFMKNEVRKELTSKNLLTEE from the coding sequence ATGGTCAAGCCAGTTATTGCACCTTCCATTCTAGCCTCAGATTTTGCTAATCTCGGTTGCGATTGCCATAAAGTCATCAATGCAGGTGCTGAATGGTTGCACATTGATGTTATGGACGGTCATTTCGTCCCAAATATAACGCTGGGTCAGCCTATAGTAACTTCTTTACGTAAAGCAGTACCACGTGCAGGATCTGAAGACAACAAAGAGGGCAAACCAAGTGCTTTTTTCGACTGTCATATGATGGTTGAAAATCCAGAAAATTGGGTTTCAGATTTTGTTAAAGCAGGTGCAGATCAATTTACTTTTCATTATGAATCAACCAAGAGTCCATTAGAGTTAGTTAAACTGATTAAATCGTACGGAATTAGAGCCGCATGTGCTATTAAACCAGGTACTCCCGTTGATGTCTTATTTGAATTGGGTCAGTACTTAGATATGGCACTTGTTATGACCGTTGAACCTGGTTTTGGTGGTCAAAAGTTCATGGCAGATATGATGCCAAAAGTCGAAAAATTGAGAGAATTATTCCCAAACTTAGATATTCAAGTTGATGGTGGATTAGGTAAAGAGACCATTCCTCAGGCTGCCAAAGCAGGTGCCAACATTATTGTTGCTGGTACTTCAGTCTTTGGTGCACAAGATCCAGCTGACGTTATTTCCTTCATGAAGAATGAAGTTAGAAAAGAACTGACATCTAAGAACTTGTTGACCGAAGAGTAA
- the NIT2 gene encoding putative hydrolase (similar to Saccharomyces cerevisiae NIT2 (YJL126W); ancestral locus Anc_1.228) — MVSMRRIAIGQLCSGSNVASNLDIVTKLIAKALDQDVRVLFFPEATDFLSRNPEHSFHLVKKSEQFVSDLQTNIKDLCSSKLKKIDVSIGIHLPPNEDDIRRDNNKTKNTLLYINYKGEILHSYQKIHLFDVVISNGSILKESNSVLAGNKIPKILETPIGKLGTGICYDIRFPELALDLRKQGAEILCFPSAFTIKTGEAHWELLGRARAIDTQCFVVMPAQHGEHNVQNDDWTGSGTEHQAVSKRVSWGHSMIISPWGDIVAKSNSKTSEPELIIADLNFELLTRVRMNMPLMQHRRNDLFTER; from the coding sequence atggtgtcGATGAGACGCATTGCTATAGGTCAGTTGTGTTCCGGCTCGAATGTAGCATCAAACCTAGATATCGTTACTAAGTTGATAGCAAAGGCTTTAGATCAGGATGTTCGGGTCTTGTTTTTCCCTGAAGCTACTGACTTCCTGTCAAGAAATCCTGAACATTCTTTCCATTTGGTCAAGAAAAGTGAGCAATTTGTGAGTGACTTACAAACAAACATTAAGGATTTGTGCTCCAGcaaactgaaaaaaattgatgtcTCAATTGGAATCCATTTGCCTCCTAATGAAGACGATATTCGTAGGGATAATAATAAGACTAAGAATACACTGCTTTACATAAATTATAAGGGAGAGATTTTGCATTCATATCAAAAGATTCATTTGTTCGATGTCGTTATTAGCAATGGTTCTATTCTTAAAGAATCTAATTCGGTCCTTGCTGGTAACAAAATTCCCAAAATATTGGAAACGccaattggaaaattggGCACTGGAATATGTTATGATATTAGATTTCCTGAACTTGCCTTGGATCTGAGGAAACAGGGCGCTGAAATTTTATGTTTTCCAAGTGCTTTTACAATAAAGACTGGAGAAGCACATTGGGAATTACTGGGCCGAGCCAGAGCTATTGATACACAATGCTTTGTCGTAATGCCTGCTCAACATGGCGAACATAATGTCCAAAATGATGATTGGACAGGGTCGGGTACAGAACACCAGGCGGTTAGCAAACGTGTATCTTGGGGTCACTCAATGATAATAAGTCCCTGGGGAGACATTGTTGCCAAAAGTAACTCCAAGACATCTGAGCCAGAATTGATTATTGCAGACTTAAATTTTGAGTTACTGACACGAGTCAGAATGAATATGCCACTTATGCAACATCGTAGAAACGATCTCTTTACTGAACGTTGa
- the GCD14 gene encoding tRNA 1-methyladenosine methyltransferase subunit GCD14 (similar to Saccharomyces cerevisiae GCD14 (YJL125C); ancestral locus Anc_1.229): MSYFTEYKDVIQEGDLALIWISRDNIKPITIDVTATFNTRYGSFPHKDMIGKKYGSQIAIRTKTNKKFAFIHVLQPTPELWTLSLPHRTQIVYTPDSSYIMQRLNCGPSSTVIEAGTGSGSFSHAFARSVKQLYTFEFHPVRYEQALKEFKDHGLLEENVIITQRDVCANGFTIKKGDLTSVTFSDTEESVDIGANAIFLDLPSPWDAIPHLDEVISHNEKVGLCCFSPCIEQVDKTLEVLEKFGWTNVEMVEIQGKQYESRRQMVRTLDDAMERLKDIKKRKLEGVERRKRQLENLENDDGNIEDEEEKKILEPQPLTEKTKYNPFGKGSRIREGDSNYEWKQVTKMETEVKSHTSYLTFAFKTMNKTRNEEKVGILLASLSKKK, translated from the coding sequence ATGTCTTATTTTACTGAATATAAAGATGTTATACAAGAAGGTGACCTTGCTCTGATTTGGATTTCAAGAGACAATATAAAGCCCATAACGATAGATGTTACTGCTACATTCAACACAAGATATGGTTCGTTTCCTCATAAGGACATGATAGGTAAAAAATACGGCTCACAGATAGCAATCCGTACTAAAAccaacaaaaaatttgcgTTCATCCATGTTTTGCAACCAACTCCAGAACTGTGGACACTTTCTCTTCCTCATCGTACACAAATTGTCTATACCCCAGATTCTTCATACATCATGCAAAGATTGAACTGTGGTCCAAGTAGTACTGTCATTGAAGCAGGTACCGGGTCCGGTTCGTTTTCCCATGCCTTTGCTAGATCTGTAAAACAATTATACACTTTTGAGTTCCATCCCGTTAGGTATGAACAGGCATTGAAGGAGTTTAAAGATCATGGGTtacttgaagaaaatgtaATAATTACTCAGAGAGATGTTTGCGCCAACGGATTTACCATCAAAAAAGGAGATTTGACATCAGTAACATTTAGCGACACTGAGGAATCTGTTGACATCGGGGCCAATGCTATCTTTTTGGATTTACCTTCTCCATGGGATGCAATTCCCCATTTAGATGAGGTTATTTCTCacaatgaaaaagttgGATTATGTTGTTTCTCTCCATGTATTGAACAGGTTGATAAGACTCTAGAAGTGCTCGAAAAATTTGGCTGGACTAATGTGGAAATGGTTGAAATACAAGGTAAGCAATATGAAAGTAGAAGACAAATGGTTAGAACATTAGATGATGCAATGGAAAGATTGAAGGAtattaagaaaagaaaattagaGGGCGTAGAGAGACGTAAGAgacaattagaaaatttggagAATGATGATGGGAATATTGAggatgaagaggaaaaaaagattttggaaCCACAACCACTTACTGAAAAGacaaaatataatccaTTTGGAAAGGGGTCTAGAATAAGAGAGGGTGACTCGAATTATGAATGGAAGCAGGTTACTAAGATGGAGACGGAGGTTAAATCACATACTTCTTACTTGACGTTTGCCTTCAAAACTATGAATAAAAcaagaaatgaagaaaaagttgGCATTTTGTTAGCATCATTAagtaaaaagaaataa
- the ALB1 gene encoding Alb1p (similar to Saccharomyces cerevisiae ALB1 (YJL122W); ancestral locus Anc_1.233) has protein sequence MPSKNSINRPKLTLNANKRVQRNAKKRDAREKLGLLNPQRSSESSKSGEIKSVALDLYFNKESSPNGPITTKTLSKKRTKKIERNLKYAEQRKLLLDVGSKIENDIEMDVDSSNGKKQDLKKSNLTLVKEALWSVIEDTTSDPLIIENGQGTTFGGPFFP, from the coding sequence ATGCCATCCAAGAACTCTATTAATAGACCTAAGCTAACGTTAAATGCAAACAAGAGAGTGCAAAGAAACGCCAAGAAGAGAGATGCTCGTGAAAAGTTGGGTCTTTTAAACCCACAAAGATCTAGTGAAAGTTCCAAATCTGGTGAAATTAAATCCGTGGCACTAgatttatatttcaataaagaatcTAGTCCAAATGGTCCCATCACTACAAAGACTCTTTCCAAGAAGAGaactaaaaaaatagaaagaaaCTTGAAATATGCtgaacaaagaaaattattactTGATGTAGGatcaaagattgaaaatgacattgaaaTGGATGTCGATTCTAGTAATGGTAAGAaacaagatttgaaaaaatcaaatttaacTTTAGTGAAAGAAGCCCTTTGGAGTGTCATCGAAGATACAACTTCTGATCCATtaataatagaaaatgGTCAAGGTACTACATTCGGAGGCCCTTTCTTTCCTTGA
- the LSM1 gene encoding Lsm1p (similar to Saccharomyces cerevisiae LSM1 (YJL124C); ancestral locus Anc_1.230), producing MSSSGSPDPKEQQQDKQPKEQHHKELKKQQSKKITEGEADLYLDQYNFTTTAAIVSSVDRKIFVLLRDGRLLFGVLRTFDQYANLILQHCVERIYLTDENKYAEEDRGVFMIRGENVVMLGEVDIDKEDQPLELMESIPFREAEMIKKTNDAARFKSETHKTKLYARYGLTHDFHRTDMY from the coding sequence ATGTCTAGCTCTGGTAGCCCTGATCCGAAGGAGCAACAGCAAGATAAACAGCCGAAAGAGCAACATCATAAGGAATTAAAGAAGCAACAatctaaaaaaattacagaGGGAGAGGCAGATTTGTATCTTGACCAGTATAATTTCACTACAACAGCAGCAATAGTCAGTTCTGTCGATCGTAAAATATTCGTGCTATTACGTGATGGTAGATTGCTTTTCGGTGTTTTAAGAACGTTTGATCAATACGCAAATCTAATATTACAACATTGTGTTGAAAGAATATACTTGactgatgaaaataagTATGCTGAAGAAGATCGTGGTGTTTTCATGATCCGTGGTGAAAATGTTGTAATGTTAGGAGAAGTTGATATCGACAAAGAAGATCAACCTTTAGAGTTAATGGAAAGTATACCTTTCAGAGAAGCAGAAATGATTAAAAAGACAAATGACGCTGCCAGATTTAAATCAGAGACACATAAGACCAAACTCTACGCTCGTTATGGGCTCACTCATGATTTCCATAGAACCGATATGTACTAA
- the KAFR0G01720 gene encoding uncharacterized protein (similar to Saccharomyces cerevisiae PET10 (YKR046C); ancestral locus Anc_1.236) — MQDTYQDDQSVVEDTNFITTSPTLNHLKEYNLLTSAIDKVLSVKLFAMIYLNIITASDLFTSSRLFKNNKPWHWFLHNILTPTDTMFNDVILAKLDDVIIKNPILYKIVSFILRTATNWFLKPVLLVSSPLLYISSYIVSIFLKRAHKGNESNRNPDTSASQNTLNERFDNLVKPSTPSTSATYQVVSVDYKARLNDPVSFKEYQTSSPYDPVISTSNETTINSQDDMYEPNPDTSNSIKSRSSSKNKRSKKKKDKRYSR, encoded by the coding sequence ATGCAGGATACATATCAGGATGATCAAAGTGTCGTTGAAGACACTAATTTCATAACAACTTCACCAACACTGAATCATTTAAAGGAGTATAATCTACTTACTTCTGCTATAGACAAGGTTTTATCGGTAAAACTGTTTGCAATGATCTATCTAAACATAATTACAGCTTCTGATCTATTCACTTCGTCAAGGTTATTCAAGAATAATAAGCCATGGCACTGGTTTTTGCACAATATTCTCACTCCTACTGACACAATGTTCAACGATGTTATATTGGCAAAACTCGATGATGTTATCATAAAGAATCCAATTTTGTATAAAATAGtctcttttattttaaGAACCGCAACCAATTGGTTTCTGAAACCAGTTTTACTAGTGTCATCCccattattatatatttcatCATACATCGTatccatttttttgaagagaGCACATAAAGGTAATGAAAGCAATAGAAATCCTGATACTTCAGCGAGTCAAAACACTTTGAATgaaagatttgataatttggTGAAACCATCAACTCCGTCAACTTCTGCTACTTATCAAGTTGTTTCGGTGGATTATAAAGCTCGTCTCAACGATCCGGTCTCTTTTAAAGAGTATCAAACATCTAGCCCTTACGATCCTGTCATTTCAACCAGTAATGAAACTACGATTAATAGTCAGGATGATATGTATGAGCCAAATCCTGATACCTCAAATTCTATTAAAAGTAGAAGTAGCTCCAAAAATAAGAGATctaaaaagaagaaagacaaGCGTTACTCAAGGTGA
- the MTC1 gene encoding DUF5427 domain-containing protein MTC1 (similar to Saccharomyces cerevisiae YJL123C; ancestral locus Anc_1.232), whose translation MSEERKSTEADDVFEFLESLPNDGANEKVDDGNKKKGNKDEDIFEFLDELEKSNLKSKGKEAKVARKQEQPLEKEGAKQEPEETKPKEVEPVSNETVSKGTVENPEENEQDGEPLNDPITSISNWWTSSGSTAVSNLWSKTTEQASKVKDRIQKEQQTLTTTLPIKINTNTISELAKNLSRIVVGETEEVLRIHLVHDLVNYSNLQYYVESKFDQVLSSQVQGGIRIFVDEWGKPHQDDTTTISFINDNRRSLNLFVGKITDGEKLAFANLDNAIKLFNKAQEEISKQQKEAADGDDENEKNTNEDTKDNISDIFISILPISIPISGSKDVETDDILTTDSSQSGNFNFTIVLRDITNNITTITRSQGFPNKWAEWLEGTKDEDNTKQEEKSKKEEEEEEEEKEPANDEEGEIDPSDWVRDWIEDGLSLVFGVVAQNYVIDRMGLN comes from the coding sequence ATGTCTGAAGAACGGAAATCTACTGAAGCAGACGATGTTTTTGAGTTTTTGGAGTCTCTTCCCAACGACGGTGCAAACGAGAAAGTAGACGACGgcaacaagaaaaaaggtaacaaagatgaagatatttttgaGTTCTTAgatgaattggaaaagagtaatttgaaaagtaaAGGTAAAGAGGCTAAAGTTGCGAGGAAGCAAGAGCAGCCACTTGAGAAGGAGGGAGCTAAACAGGAGCCAGAAGAAACCAAACCAAAAGAAGTTGAGCCGGTGTCAAATGAGACCGTGTCCAAGGGGACAGTGGAAAATCCGgaagaaaatgaacaaGATGGAGAGCCATTGAATGATCCTATTACTTCGATCTCCAACTGGTGGACCTCTTCGGGTTCTACAGCGGTTTCAAATTTGTGGAGCAAGACCACAGAACAAGCCTCAAAAGTTAAAGATAGAATCCAAAAAGAACAGCAAACTTTGACCACTACGTTACCCATTAAGATAAATACAAACACTATAAGTGAACTAGCGAAAAATCTGTCGAGAATTGTTGTCGGAGAAACTGAAGAAGTTTTGAGAATTCACTTGGTACACGATTTGGtcaattattcaaatttacaatACTATGTTGAATCAAAATTCGATCAAGTTTTAAGCAGTCAAGTTCAAGGTGGTATCAGGATATTTGTTGACGAATGGGGGAAACCACATCAAGACGATACTACTACTATATCATTCATAAATGACAATAGAAGaagtttgaatttatttgttGGTAAAATCACTGATGGTGAAAAATTAGCCTTTGCCAATTTAGATAACGCAATTAAGTTATTCAATAAAGCACAAGAAGAGATTTCAAAGCAACAAAAAGAGGCAGCTGATGGTgacgatgaaaatgaaaaaaacaCTAATGAAGATACTAAGGATAATATCagtgatattttcatctcCATACTACCAATCTCCATTCCAATAAGTGGTTCCAAAGATGTCGAGACAGATGATATTTTAACAACAGACTCTTCTCAATCGggtaatttcaatttcactATTGTCTTGAGAGATATCACAAACAACATCACAACCATAACAAGGTCACAGGGTTTCCCAAACAAGTGGGCAGAGTGGTTAGAAGGCACTAAAGATGAAGACAACACCAAACAGGAAGAAAAATCCAAgaaagaagaggaagaagaagaagaagaaaaagaaccGGCAAATGACGAAGAAGGTGAAATCGATCCAAGTGACTGGGTCAGAGACTGGATCGAAGATGGTCTCTCCCTTGTATTTGGTGTCGTAGCGCAAAATTACGTTATCGATAGAATGGGTCTCAACTAA
- the SIF2 gene encoding Sif2p (similar to Saccharomyces cerevisiae SIF2 (YBR103W); ancestral locus Anc_3.344) — translation MSITSEEVNYLIWRYLQEMGKEVSALALQEETRVLEFDSKYNENIPIGTLVNLLQRGILYTESELLIDYEGNLKEENEAHFRENFNLVDALKIDKEKYPEIANKGRFSLENEPIIEELEPENGEEPAEKQAESIHVEQKFIATAGPSFVKTLTETFRFDTAIVTTSWNPVLDNTLCIGLKDTVAKIVEFNDSGTEIISAHELRHPFALSSRASDNMTNQVTSLSWSPNGEYIVTAVENGEMRLWNKTGQLQNVLNYHGCPILAIKWNIGSMYFISLDIDNVVIVWDVSSGILQHFELSTGTGGESLGVDIEWVDKNKFVIPGFDGDLVVHEVSEKKSIGKLVGHRGPISCINFNNDSKLLATSADDFTIRVWHGGSNNCVNCFYGHSQSIVSLHWINDDEIISSSMDGSVRIWSLSQNRLIGNLIIDGTPILVGKLSKDKKKYCIGCMDGQIYTLDVELFQNNHEKLLESQNETIIILNIPIDGNYQNNRDNDNVFELSWNFKNDKLSVAYSVGEGVILSI, via the coding sequence ATGAGTATCACGAGTGAGGAGGTGAACTATTTGATATGGAGATATCTACAAGAGATGGGGAAGGAAGTGAGCGCCCTTGCTCTGCAAGAAGAGACCAGGGTTTTGGAgtttgattcaaaatataacGAGAATATACCGATTGGAACGTTGGTCAATCTACTACAGAGAGGTATACTGTATACAGAAAGTGAGCTACTGATCGACTATGAGGGCAATCTCAAGGAAGAGAACGAGGCGCATTTCAGAGAAAACTTCAATCTAGTGGATGCACTGAAgattgataaagaaaaatatccAGAAATTGCAAATAAAGGTAGGTTTtcattagaaaatgaaccCATAATAGAAGAATTAGAGCCTGAGAATGGAGAAGAACCCGCAGAGAAACAAGCAGAAAGTATACACGTGGAACAGAAGTTTATAGCTACGGCAGGTCCTAGTTTTGTGAAAACATTAACAGAAACTTTCAGATTCGATACAGCCATTGTGACAACTTCGTGGAATCCGGTACTGGATAATACTCTCTGTATCGGACTCAAGGACACAGTAGCCAAAATAGTTGAGTTTAATGACAGTGGGACAGAGATTATTAGTGCGCATGAACTAAGACATCCATTTGCATTAAGTTCGAGGGCTTCTGACAATATGACAAACCAAGTAACATCTTTAAGTTGGTCTCCTAATGGTGAGTATATTGTTACTGCTGTggaaaatggtgaaatGAGACTGTGGAATAAGACTGGTCAATTACAGAACGTCCTAAACTATCACGGATGTCCAATTTTAGCgataaaatggaatattGGTTCGATGTATTTCATCTCATTGGATATTGATAATGTAGTTATTGTTTGGGATGTATCGAGTGGTATCTTACAACATTTCGAATTAAGTACTGGCACGGGTGGTGAATCATTAGGTGTTGATATTGAATGGGtcgataaaaataaatttgtcattccAGGTTTTGATGGAGATTTAGTTGTACATGAAGTTAGCGAAAAGAAGTCGATAGGGAAACTAGTTGGTCATCGTGGTCCAATTAGTtgtattaattttaataatgaCAGTAAACTACTTGCAACTTCAGCGGATGATTTCACAATAAGAGTATGGCATGGTGGCAGTAATAATTGTGTAAACTGTTTCTATGGACATTCGCAGAGTATAGTGTCTTTGCATTGgataaatgatgatgagaTTATAAGTTCCTCTATGGACGGTTCGGTACGTATTTGGTCACTGTCACAAAATAGACTAATTGGAAACTTAATCATAGATGGAACTCCAATACTTGTTGGTAAACTATCTAaagataagaaaaaatacTGCATTGGTTGTATGGATGGACAAATATACACATTAGATGTAGAGTTATTCCAAAACAACCACGAAAAATTGCTTGAAAGCCAAAATGAAACCATAATTATCTTAAACATACCAATTGATGGTAACTACCAAAACAACCGTGATAATGATAACGTTTTTGAACTCTCATGGAATTTTAAGAATGATAAACTATCAGTAGCATATTCCGTTGGAGAGGGTGTAATATTATctatatag